A genomic segment from Actinomyces lilanjuaniae encodes:
- a CDS encoding gluconokinase, protein MTDPSASGGTSPGLAAGRTVSQPVTHLVVMGVAGCGKTTTANGLARVLGWPVAEADDFHPGANIAKMRAGTPLTDADRWPWLDSLRGWMSERAAQGSSTIVTCSALKRSYRDLLAQAQGRVRFVHLQVQEVELRRRMAQREGHFMPASLLPSQLATLEPLEDDEDGVVVVSGSSSPEATVTAVLESLELLDVEAGRC, encoded by the coding sequence ATGACTGATCCCAGCGCCTCAGGAGGCACCAGCCCCGGCCTCGCAGCGGGCCGCACTGTCTCCCAGCCGGTGACCCACCTCGTCGTCATGGGGGTCGCTGGCTGCGGGAAGACCACGACCGCCAACGGCCTCGCCCGTGTCCTGGGCTGGCCCGTCGCCGAGGCCGACGACTTCCACCCCGGCGCCAACATCGCGAAGATGCGCGCGGGTACTCCGCTCACCGACGCCGACCGCTGGCCGTGGCTGGACTCCCTGCGCGGCTGGATGAGTGAGCGGGCCGCGCAGGGGTCCTCCACTATTGTCACCTGCTCCGCCCTCAAGCGCTCCTACCGGGACCTGCTGGCCCAGGCGCAGGGCCGGGTGCGCTTTGTCCACCTGCAGGTTCAGGAGGTGGAGCTACGCCGCCGCATGGCTCAGCGGGAGGGACACTTCATGCCAGCCAGCCTCCTGCCCTCCCAGCTGGCCACCCTGGAGCCCTTGGAGGACGATGAGGACGGCGTGGTCGTGGTATCCGGCTCTTCCAGCCCGGAGGCGACGGTGACGGCCGTCCTGGAGTCGCTGGAGCTGCTGGACGTGGAGGCCGGGAGATGCTGA
- a CDS encoding sugar porter family MFS transporter has protein sequence MAGTSAGPQPPTSPPTSAVSRLNARVIGICVAAALGGFLFGFDTAVINGAVDALAGDFALSPALTGFSVSSALIGCAVGAWFAGPVANRLGRVPVMLVAALLFVVSALGSGLAVGIIDFIAWRLAGGLGVGAASVIAPAYIAEVSPASVRGRLGSLQQLAIVIGIFTALLSDTWFAGTAGGAAEILWMGRPAWRWMFMAEAVPAVLYGLFAFRLPESPRFLVARGRYDKASQVLYDFTGVVNVNLKIEEIRSTIDSERRESLSDLRGPRLGLKPVVWVGILLSVFQQFVGINVIFYYSTTLWRTVGFEESDALTISVITSVTNIVVTIVAILLVDRVGRRPMLLVGSVVMTVALGLMALAFSFATVEGGEVVLEAPWAPVALVCANLFVVAFGATWGPLVWVLLGEMFPNRIRAGALAVAAAAQWVANFVVSTTFPVLSDIGLTFAYGLYAVCALLSFVFVLRSIAETKGRELEEMEDLSG, from the coding sequence ATGGCAGGCACCTCCGCAGGACCACAACCACCTACCTCACCGCCTACCTCCGCTGTCAGCCGCCTCAACGCCCGCGTCATTGGCATCTGTGTGGCTGCAGCGCTGGGTGGCTTTCTCTTCGGCTTCGACACCGCCGTCATCAACGGGGCCGTTGACGCCTTGGCAGGTGACTTCGCCCTGAGCCCAGCCCTCACCGGGTTCTCCGTGTCCTCCGCCCTTATCGGCTGCGCCGTTGGCGCCTGGTTCGCCGGGCCGGTCGCCAACCGGCTGGGACGCGTACCGGTCATGCTCGTTGCGGCCCTGCTCTTCGTGGTCTCTGCTCTGGGGTCCGGCCTGGCCGTGGGTATCATCGACTTCATCGCCTGGCGCCTGGCAGGTGGGCTGGGTGTGGGTGCGGCCTCCGTCATCGCCCCCGCCTACATCGCCGAGGTCTCACCGGCCTCGGTACGGGGACGCCTGGGTTCCCTCCAGCAGCTGGCCATCGTCATCGGTATCTTTACGGCGTTGCTGTCCGACACCTGGTTCGCCGGCACGGCCGGCGGGGCCGCGGAGATCCTGTGGATGGGGCGGCCCGCGTGGCGGTGGATGTTCATGGCGGAGGCCGTGCCCGCCGTCCTCTACGGCCTCTTTGCCTTCCGCCTGCCGGAGTCACCGCGCTTCCTGGTGGCCAGGGGCCGCTACGACAAGGCCTCCCAGGTGCTCTACGACTTCACCGGTGTGGTCAACGTCAACCTCAAGATCGAGGAGATCCGCTCCACCATCGACTCTGAGAGGCGAGAGTCGCTGTCTGACCTGCGCGGACCGCGCCTGGGGCTCAAGCCGGTGGTGTGGGTGGGCATCCTGCTGTCCGTCTTCCAGCAGTTCGTGGGGATCAACGTCATCTTCTACTACTCCACCACCTTGTGGCGCACTGTCGGCTTCGAGGAGTCTGACGCCCTGACGATCAGCGTCATTACCTCGGTGACCAACATCGTGGTGACAATCGTGGCAATCCTCCTGGTGGACCGGGTGGGACGCCGACCTATGCTGCTGGTCGGCTCGGTGGTGATGACCGTGGCGCTGGGGCTGATGGCCCTGGCCTTCTCCTTCGCCACGGTCGAGGGCGGGGAGGTCGTCCTGGAGGCGCCGTGGGCGCCTGTCGCCCTGGTCTGCGCCAACCTCTTCGTTGTCGCCTTCGGCGCTACCTGGGGCCCGCTGGTGTGGGTACTGCTGGGGGAGATGTTCCCCAACCGGATCCGCGCCGGGGCGCTGGCGGTGGCGGCCGCCGCCCAGTGGGTTGCCAACTTTGTCGTCTCCACCACCTTCCCTGTCCTGTCTGACATCGGGCTGACCTTCGCCTACGGGCTCTATGCCGTCTGCGCGCTGCTGTCCTTCGTCTTCGTCCTGCGCTCGATTGCCGAGACCAAGGGCAGGGAGCTGGAGGAGATGGAGGACCTTAGTGGCTGA
- the relB gene encoding type II toxin-antitoxin system RelB family antitoxin, translating to MSTSVLSLRLPDDLKDRLDRLSAQTGRPASFHVRQALTERLDHLEDMYALAARAEAARSGQATTFSLAEVAHDLGITLGPVSDDVLEDLH from the coding sequence ATGTCTACCTCGGTCCTCAGCCTCCGCCTTCCTGATGACCTCAAGGACCGTCTTGACCGTCTCAGCGCGCAGACAGGCCGACCCGCGTCATTCCACGTGCGCCAGGCGCTTACTGAGCGGCTCGACCACCTTGAGGACATGTACGCCCTCGCCGCACGCGCCGAGGCGGCCCGTTCTGGTCAGGCGACAACCTTCAGCCTCGCTGAGGTCGCCCACGACCTCGGCATCACCCTGGGTCCCGTCAGCGACGATGTCCTTGAGGATCTTCACTGA
- a CDS encoding LacI family DNA-binding transcriptional regulator, with amino-acid sequence MRAADVAAAAGVSATAVSFVLNGRDVGNIAPATRQRVLQAAEELGYRPNYVARSLRRSTTSSIGLVTDAFASSPFGGRLLAAATETAEAADHVLLMMDLGHRTDQVAEAVAALESRQVDAIIYAAMGFTQLDEVPASRVPLVLANCVAREPGHPSVSPDDAGGATAALRHLADLGHRRVAMLCGHYTPGAQETKVGNVSGPIRWQAFSAAAEEAGIQAHHVGRGWSISDGHAAATQALDAPASRRPTAFFAVCDRVATGALLAATRLGATVPEDLSLVGFDDQEALAEDLVPPLTTVALPHARMGEAAVELAVAVARGKQPAQPHQVLPCPLIMRGSTGRPR; translated from the coding sequence GTGCGCGCCGCTGACGTTGCCGCTGCCGCCGGGGTCTCTGCCACGGCCGTCTCCTTCGTGCTCAATGGGCGCGACGTCGGCAACATCGCGCCCGCGACCCGGCAGCGAGTCCTCCAGGCCGCAGAGGAGCTGGGCTACCGGCCCAACTATGTGGCCCGAAGCCTGCGGCGCAGCACGACCAGCTCCATCGGCCTAGTCACCGACGCCTTCGCTTCCTCACCCTTCGGCGGCAGGCTCCTGGCCGCTGCCACCGAGACCGCCGAGGCCGCCGACCACGTCCTGCTCATGATGGACCTCGGCCACCGCACCGACCAGGTAGCCGAGGCCGTCGCCGCCCTGGAGAGCCGTCAGGTCGACGCCATCATCTACGCCGCCATGGGCTTCACCCAGCTGGACGAAGTCCCCGCCTCCCGCGTCCCCCTGGTACTGGCCAACTGCGTAGCGCGAGAACCAGGCCACCCCTCGGTCAGTCCTGACGACGCAGGCGGGGCCACCGCCGCCCTGCGCCACCTAGCCGACCTGGGACACCGTCGTGTCGCTATGCTGTGCGGCCACTACACCCCCGGGGCGCAGGAGACCAAGGTCGGTAACGTGTCGGGCCCCATTCGTTGGCAGGCCTTCAGTGCGGCCGCCGAGGAGGCCGGGATCCAGGCTCACCACGTGGGCCGCGGGTGGTCGATCTCCGACGGCCACGCGGCAGCCACACAGGCCCTGGACGCCCCTGCCTCCCGGCGGCCGACGGCGTTCTTCGCCGTGTGCGACAGGGTGGCCACGGGTGCCCTGCTAGCCGCGACCCGCCTTGGGGCCACCGTCCCCGAGGATCTGTCGCTCGTCGGCTTCGACGACCAGGAGGCCCTTGCCGAGGACCTGGTGCCCCCGCTGACCACCGTCGCCCTGCCACACGCTCGCATGGGGGAGGCAGCGGTCGAGCTGGCAGTCGCCGTCGCGCGCGGCAAGCAGCCCGCTCAGCCGCACCAGGTCCTGCCTTGTCCCCTCATCATGCGCGGCTCGACGGGGCGTCCCCGCTGA
- a CDS encoding glycoside hydrolase family 32 protein encodes MTAPTTSYHLRPGSGWLNDPNGMVLLNGVWHVFFQHNPTAPVHEQIVWGHATSQDLADWDLQPVAFSPSPGAPDAFGCWSGVFVPGHDRPAVAYSGIADDSLQSTICLRWGSPDLRDWGAPVVVGHTPEADGVAVMRDPFVLEHAGRRLAVLGAGMGDGTPAVLMFDRGNELSWRYNGVLVADDPVLRAVVGKADIWECPQLFPLGGRWVLIVSLQVSGVLGTVAAAVGDLVEKGGSWRFVVRSAQVVDGGSSLYAPQVVAAGSQHGIDQGGGGPVVVPGGQAPPLCDSGEPLLIGWVRQGHQDPEVRDHAGCLSLPRRLRLVDGVVTSRVDPGAARALAPGLPRCLPAGEVGLGERRWVVDVVGGAAAETVGEAAGKGTLLCHPELGTYELVPGDQVWVDGAVVELYRVSGLPFTWRHDEPWTLLVPSEGAAEVRDVVPRVP; translated from the coding sequence ATGACTGCACCCACGACCAGCTACCACCTACGTCCCGGCAGCGGGTGGCTCAACGACCCCAACGGCATGGTCCTTCTCAACGGCGTGTGGCACGTGTTCTTCCAGCACAACCCGACCGCCCCCGTGCACGAGCAGATCGTCTGGGGGCACGCCACGAGCCAGGACCTGGCCGACTGGGACCTCCAGCCGGTGGCCTTCTCCCCCTCACCGGGGGCGCCGGACGCCTTCGGCTGCTGGTCAGGGGTGTTTGTCCCCGGCCACGACAGGCCTGCCGTGGCCTACTCCGGTATTGCTGACGACTCCTTGCAGTCCACGATCTGCCTACGGTGGGGCAGTCCCGATCTGCGGGACTGGGGGGCGCCCGTCGTCGTCGGGCACACACCTGAGGCCGACGGTGTCGCAGTCATGCGTGACCCCTTTGTCCTAGAGCACGCCGGGCGACGGCTGGCGGTCCTCGGGGCGGGTATGGGCGACGGAACCCCCGCCGTCCTTATGTTCGACCGCGGTAACGAGCTGTCCTGGCGCTACAACGGGGTCCTCGTCGCTGACGATCCCGTCCTGAGGGCTGTGGTGGGCAAGGCGGATATCTGGGAGTGCCCCCAGCTGTTCCCCCTTGGAGGGCGCTGGGTGCTCATCGTGTCCCTGCAGGTAAGCGGGGTGCTGGGCACGGTTGCCGCTGCTGTTGGTGACCTCGTGGAGAAGGGCGGGAGTTGGCGGTTTGTCGTCCGGTCCGCCCAGGTGGTGGACGGGGGCTCCAGCCTGTACGCGCCCCAGGTCGTGGCCGCAGGGTCGCAGCATGGCATCGACCAGGGCGGGGGCGGTCCGGTCGTGGTGCCTGGCGGGCAGGCGCCGCCTCTGTGCGACAGCGGCGAGCCGCTGCTCATCGGCTGGGTTCGCCAGGGTCACCAGGACCCTGAGGTACGCGACCACGCTGGCTGCCTGAGCCTGCCACGTCGTCTGCGGCTGGTGGACGGCGTAGTGACCAGTCGGGTTGATCCCGGTGCCGCCCGCGCCCTGGCGCCTGGCCTGCCGCGCTGCCTGCCAGCCGGGGAGGTAGGCCTTGGCGAACGACGGTGGGTGGTTGACGTCGTCGGGGGTGCTGCCGCAGAGACTGTCGGGGAGGCTGCTGGGAAGGGGACGCTGCTGTGCCACCCTGAGCTGGGAACGTACGAGCTCGTCCCAGGAGACCAGGTCTGGGTCGATGGCGCTGTGGTCGAGCTGTACCGGGTCTCGGGCCTGCCCTTCACGTGGCGGCACGACGAGCCCTGGACGCTGCTGGTACCAAGTGAGGGCGCGGCTGAGGTCCGTGACGTCGTCCCCCGGGTCCCCTGA
- a CDS encoding carbohydrate ABC transporter permease yields MTNPDVKSPDAQNPDVRRTAVRKIDIRKVATYTVLTLAALATLAPVIWTVLSSMRPPSESLATDSSVIPSSLDLSSYPAVFREVNMWMLILNSVLVTALIAVGQMLSAAMAGYVFARFEFRGKNLLFALILATMMVPMQVIIVPVFMLVRGMGLADTLLALILPAVPTAFGTFLMRQYFLGLPAELGEAAELDGAGPWRTFISVYAPLAMPGMAIVGILAFNTHWNEFFRPLIMTISEQNFTLPLGLVSLQGNMGTGSVATVLAGVVLSMIPAFLVFVFGQRTLREGLTAGSHR; encoded by the coding sequence ATGACAAACCCTGACGTGAAGAGCCCCGACGCACAGAACCCCGACGTGAGGAGGACCGCCGTGAGGAAGATCGACATCAGGAAGGTCGCTACCTATACCGTCCTCACCCTGGCGGCCCTGGCGACCCTCGCCCCGGTCATCTGGACGGTCCTGTCCTCGATGCGGCCGCCCTCGGAGTCCCTGGCCACCGACAGCTCGGTCATCCCCTCAAGCCTTGACCTCTCCTCCTACCCGGCGGTGTTCCGGGAGGTCAACATGTGGATGCTTATCCTCAACTCGGTGCTTGTCACCGCGCTCATCGCCGTGGGCCAGATGCTGTCGGCTGCGATGGCAGGATATGTCTTCGCACGCTTCGAGTTCCGTGGAAAGAACCTCCTGTTCGCGCTCATCCTGGCCACCATGATGGTGCCCATGCAAGTGATTATCGTGCCCGTGTTCATGCTTGTGCGGGGCATGGGCCTGGCGGACACCCTGCTAGCGCTCATCCTGCCCGCCGTCCCTACGGCATTCGGCACCTTTCTCATGCGTCAGTACTTCCTGGGTCTGCCCGCCGAGCTGGGGGAGGCTGCAGAACTTGATGGAGCCGGCCCGTGGCGGACCTTCATCTCCGTCTACGCGCCGCTGGCGATGCCGGGGATGGCGATCGTGGGGATCCTGGCGTTCAACACACACTGGAACGAGTTCTTCCGTCCGCTGATCATGACTATCAGCGAGCAGAACTTCACGTTGCCCCTGGGGCTGGTCTCCCTCCAGGGGAACATGGGGACCGGCTCGGTGGCTACCGTGCTGGCGGGCGTGGTGCTGTCCATGATCCCGGCCTTCCTTGTGTTCGTCTTCGGGCAGCGCACGCTGCGCGAAGGGCTGACTGCCGGCTCGCACCGCTGA
- a CDS encoding carbohydrate ABC transporter permease, whose amino-acid sequence MTMQRTLLIWLFLAPSLVGLGLFTFLPILASVLLAFFSWDIITPPQFVGLGNFADIASDPTIRVSFLNTIGFVAVAVVLQLSVALALAVLVNTRMPTMLRSFFRSVLFFPLVLSAASVSIIMSYLFNENFGLVNHFLNLFGIGNVAWLTSTRGAMVVVILVYVWQNFGFSFLLFLGGLSSIPKEVYEAAQVDGATGWRQFWRITFPLVSPTTLVASVMAIIAALQIFDQPYVLTRGGPGDSTRTAVMVIYESAFRQLEFGRASAIGIVLTAVIMLVTALQFRLSRRYVFYG is encoded by the coding sequence ATGACAATGCAGCGCACGCTCCTCATCTGGCTGTTCCTGGCCCCCAGTCTTGTCGGGCTGGGACTGTTCACCTTCCTGCCGATCCTGGCCTCGGTCCTGCTGGCCTTCTTCTCCTGGGACATTATCACCCCGCCTCAGTTCGTCGGCCTGGGCAACTTCGCCGACATCGCCTCTGACCCGACGATCCGGGTGTCCTTCCTCAACACCATCGGCTTCGTCGCTGTCGCCGTCGTCCTCCAGCTCAGCGTCGCCCTGGCGCTCGCGGTCCTGGTCAACACCAGGATGCCGACCATGCTCCGGTCGTTCTTCCGCTCGGTGCTGTTCTTCCCGCTGGTTCTGTCGGCAGCCTCTGTGTCGATCATCATGAGCTACTTGTTCAACGAGAACTTCGGCCTGGTCAACCACTTTCTCAACCTGTTCGGCATCGGCAACGTCGCCTGGCTGACCTCCACGCGCGGGGCGATGGTCGTGGTCATCCTCGTCTACGTCTGGCAGAACTTCGGTTTCTCCTTCCTGCTGTTCCTGGGGGGCCTGTCCTCGATCCCCAAGGAGGTCTACGAGGCCGCACAGGTTGACGGCGCCACGGGCTGGCGGCAGTTCTGGAGAATCACCTTCCCCCTGGTGAGCCCCACGACGCTGGTCGCCTCCGTTATGGCGATCATCGCTGCGCTGCAGATCTTCGACCAGCCCTACGTGCTCACCCGTGGTGGCCCCGGTGACTCGACCAGGACGGCCGTCATGGTGATCTATGAGTCCGCGTTCAGGCAGCTGGAGTTCGGTCGGGCCTCAGCCATCGGGATCGTCCTGACCGCCGTCATCATGCTGGTCACGGCACTCCAGTTCCGTCTGTCCCGCCGCTACGTCTTCTACGGCTGA
- a CDS encoding extracellular solute-binding protein, with protein MTQLTRRGLLAGAAGVGTAALLGGQWPRLTGGDIPGRRDDSLQIAILGTNQDAAARQSLVEAFNVHHPDIPVRLQAVQGTDWADFFAKILTMVAAGTSPDVCVVATEGAQLFAERLAEPLDRFVRRDAEEVQDYFDDVHPSLIEAFMYKGSLYQMPIDFNAANMYLSTEAMQRAGVSYPPETWTHEDFLDMARQMRQAGGRGFVPFYWTNRLWGGIVPWLYVNDTSFLTEEKAPGGDWLWDRFYPDHQGAYSGGYLWEGSNASDPRVAESFEFVRALVEEGLGTSPAQGGGNELVGQFSGGSIGMTPAGGFWVEGLNAAGLTPEDYDVTYFPAWRSQRHQFGASGYAVLRTSQRQDEAWEWVKFCTSLEGMQLAFPAPSTTPTRRSMCNEDLYTGKGPAHWKVFYDTLDRFPCVPIPAPPQQAAVETALIKNVLGAVTGSAAALPAALERLDADLSRALEA; from the coding sequence ATGACACAGCTCACCAGGCGTGGGCTACTGGCAGGGGCGGCAGGGGTGGGCACCGCTGCCCTCCTTGGCGGCCAGTGGCCACGCCTCACCGGTGGGGACATCCCGGGGCGCCGCGACGACTCGCTCCAGATCGCGATCCTGGGGACCAACCAGGACGCTGCAGCGCGACAGTCCCTCGTCGAGGCGTTCAACGTCCACCACCCCGACATCCCTGTCCGCCTCCAGGCCGTCCAGGGCACGGACTGGGCGGACTTCTTCGCCAAGATCCTCACCATGGTGGCGGCAGGCACCTCCCCTGACGTCTGCGTCGTCGCCACTGAGGGTGCCCAGCTCTTTGCCGAGCGCCTTGCCGAGCCGTTGGACAGGTTCGTCAGGCGGGACGCGGAGGAGGTGCAGGACTACTTCGACGACGTCCACCCCAGCCTCATCGAGGCCTTCATGTACAAGGGCTCCCTCTACCAGATGCCTATCGACTTCAACGCCGCCAACATGTACCTGAGCACCGAGGCGATGCAGCGGGCAGGAGTGTCCTACCCGCCAGAGACCTGGACCCACGAGGACTTCCTGGACATGGCGCGTCAGATGAGGCAGGCGGGTGGCCGGGGGTTCGTGCCCTTCTACTGGACCAACCGCCTGTGGGGAGGAATCGTCCCCTGGCTCTACGTCAACGACACCAGCTTCCTCACCGAGGAGAAGGCCCCGGGCGGGGACTGGCTGTGGGACCGCTTCTACCCCGACCACCAGGGCGCCTACTCCGGCGGCTACCTGTGGGAGGGCTCCAATGCCTCTGACCCCAGGGTCGCCGAGTCCTTCGAGTTCGTGCGCGCCCTGGTGGAGGAGGGGCTGGGGACCAGCCCCGCCCAGGGTGGAGGTAACGAGCTTGTTGGCCAGTTCTCCGGAGGCTCCATCGGCATGACCCCCGCTGGGGGCTTCTGGGTCGAGGGACTCAACGCGGCCGGGCTCACCCCCGAGGACTACGACGTCACCTACTTCCCCGCCTGGCGCTCCCAGCGCCACCAGTTCGGAGCCTCCGGCTACGCGGTCCTGCGGACCTCGCAGCGCCAGGACGAGGCCTGGGAGTGGGTGAAGTTCTGCACGTCGCTGGAGGGGATGCAGCTGGCCTTCCCGGCACCCAGCACCACTCCCACCCGCCGTTCCATGTGCAACGAGGACCTGTACACGGGCAAGGGCCCTGCCCACTGGAAGGTTTTCTACGACACTCTTGACCGCTTTCCTTGCGTCCCGATCCCCGCGCCGCCCCAGCAGGCAGCGGTGGAGACCGCACTCATCAAGAACGTCCTGGGAGCCGTCACCGGCTCTGCCGCCGCTCTGCCCGCAGCCCTGGAGCGCCTGGACGCCGACCTCAGCAGAGCCCTGGAGGCATGA
- a CDS encoding DUF4432 family protein: MNPSATTSANSPVNPSAATSTSLSARELLAAGLVAQPDAVAEVREEVRDPRSGPGSRALRVTTLGGVSVEVLPDRGLDLGSLWFNSIPVSWRSALGPRGGAVDPADEGWIGRFGGGLLVTSGVDHIGPPEQGHGLHGTHHLTPASDVAVRRLDDGSVEVSGAVDSSVVFGRHVLVERKITVGVDRPRVEVRDTIRNTGPVPAAVPILYHSNLGAPLVLPGTRVEVPGSTRTPRTPEAERLGWQAFPEPTDEVIEGVWEHTGFAPGAVQAVVTAPEDAVRLTMSWDGAELPRCMQWVHPTRGGWVLGVEPASAPLFGPDRSGEHLGAPVLEPGQERASGVVYELS; this comes from the coding sequence ATGAACCCGTCCGCAACCACGTCCGCCAACTCGCCAGTCAACCCGTCCGCAGCCACATCCACGAGCCTGTCCGCACGCGAGCTGCTGGCGGCGGGGCTGGTGGCCCAGCCCGATGCCGTCGCCGAGGTCCGGGAGGAGGTGAGGGACCCGCGCTCCGGCCCGGGCTCGCGGGCGCTGCGGGTCACCACGCTGGGCGGGGTGAGTGTGGAGGTCCTCCCCGACCGGGGCCTCGACCTCGGCTCCCTGTGGTTCAACAGCATCCCGGTGTCCTGGCGCTCGGCGCTGGGGCCTCGGGGCGGCGCCGTCGACCCCGCTGACGAGGGCTGGATCGGGCGCTTTGGCGGTGGCCTGCTGGTCACCTCCGGCGTCGACCACATTGGCCCGCCCGAGCAGGGGCACGGCCTCCACGGCACGCACCACCTCACCCCGGCCTCCGACGTCGCCGTGCGCCGACTTGATGACGGTAGCGTCGAGGTCAGCGGCGCGGTCGACTCCTCGGTGGTCTTCGGTCGCCACGTCCTCGTCGAGCGGAAGATCACCGTGGGCGTGGACCGCCCCAGGGTGGAGGTCCGCGACACCATCCGCAACACCGGGCCTGTGCCCGCCGCGGTGCCGATTCTCTACCACTCCAACCTCGGCGCCCCGCTCGTCCTTCCCGGGACGCGGGTCGAGGTCCCCGGCAGCACACGCACCCCGCGCACGCCGGAGGCCGAGAGGCTGGGCTGGCAGGCCTTCCCGGAGCCCACAGACGAGGTCATTGAGGGCGTGTGGGAGCACACCGGGTTCGCCCCCGGGGCCGTGCAGGCCGTGGTGACCGCGCCCGAGGATGCCGTCCGTCTGACGATGAGCTGGGATGGCGCCGAGCTTCCGCGCTGCATGCAGTGGGTCCACCCGACCCGGGGCGGGTGGGTGCTTGGTGTCGAGCCCGCGAGCGCGCCCCTGTTCGGTCCGGACCGCTCCGGCGAGCACCTGGGTGCCCCCGTGCTGGAGCCCGGCCAGGAACGGGCCAGCGGGGTCGTCTACGAGTTGTCCTAG
- a CDS encoding alpha/beta fold hydrolase: protein MPYITTQDGTRLYYEDRPARNAQRASGETLLVIHGLGSSHYDLADFIDDLSQEHRVVLYDQRGHGDSDRARLHLNVRTLGQDLNDVVTHLGLEGVTAVGHSMGAAATFSYVNQYGTGRLRRVVAVDMSPYLRNDGWKGGIGKGEWSDEDFHSDLDRIFDDGAYGSWFIAKTLMNPRLQELSAQEEAAAIAAMRKSVDPLVFAALWYSLFRTDQRPAMDKIDVPFLYLMPETPLYSTVNTDYIRDHVRGGFTLADDFPGTSHLLLSEVPHEAARCVKDFIGNS, encoded by the coding sequence TTGCCCTATATCACGACTCAGGACGGAACCAGGCTCTACTACGAGGACCGCCCCGCCAGGAACGCACAGCGTGCCTCGGGGGAGACGCTGCTGGTCATCCACGGGCTGGGCTCGTCGCACTACGACCTGGCCGACTTCATTGACGACCTCAGTCAGGAGCACCGCGTGGTCCTCTACGACCAGCGCGGTCACGGCGACTCCGACCGTGCCCGCCTCCACCTCAACGTGCGCACCCTCGGCCAGGACCTCAACGACGTCGTCACGCACCTGGGTCTGGAAGGCGTCACTGCCGTCGGCCACTCGATGGGGGCTGCCGCGACCTTCAGCTACGTCAACCAGTACGGGACCGGCCGCCTGCGCCGCGTCGTCGCGGTAGACATGTCCCCCTACCTGCGCAACGACGGCTGGAAGGGCGGTATCGGCAAGGGGGAGTGGAGCGACGAGGACTTCCACTCCGACCTCGACCGCATCTTTGACGACGGCGCCTACGGCTCCTGGTTCATCGCGAAGACCCTCATGAACCCCAGGCTGCAGGAGCTGTCCGCCCAGGAGGAGGCTGCCGCCATCGCGGCGATGCGTAAGTCCGTGGACCCGCTCGTGTTCGCCGCGCTGTGGTACTCGCTGTTCCGCACCGACCAGCGCCCGGCCATGGACAAGATCGACGTGCCCTTCCTGTACCTGATGCCGGAGACGCCCCTGTACTCCACGGTCAACACCGACTACATACGTGACCATGTCAGGGGCGGCTTCACGCTGGCTGACGACTTCCCGGGCACCTCGCACCTGCTGCTGTCCGAGGTGCCGCACGAGGCCGCGAGGTGCGTTAAGGACTTCATCGGCAACAGCTAA
- a CDS encoding Abi family protein, protein MVSAPKQFKTRVQQVKLLQDRGMIVEDPEGAVTALRRVSYYRLSGYWHPVRRFDSSTNQALDTFQDGASFALTLRLYKFDEILRHTVLGELAPIELAMRAELGHELGRVDPMIHLDSSSLGTSAQDNSPTAPSSRHKEWLDKYNKSLRTSKEDFVIHHRRKYGGKLPIWAAVEVMDWGTLSHLYTMSPKGVRTKVAEGVGLSAPQLNSWLKSLNILRNLAAHQARMFNRSYDMKPKLSQDARLKPIRSLTNRVFGQLTLIQYLHRQLGLSPADQLPSLLSKYPHNPIVPLSRTGAPNDWASLELWRK, encoded by the coding sequence GTGGTCTCAGCACCAAAACAGTTCAAGACCCGGGTGCAGCAGGTCAAACTGCTGCAGGACCGTGGGATGATAGTCGAGGATCCAGAGGGTGCAGTCACGGCACTCCGTCGCGTGAGTTATTATCGTCTGTCCGGCTACTGGCACCCTGTGCGCCGATTTGATTCGAGCACAAATCAGGCGCTCGACACCTTCCAAGACGGCGCTTCTTTCGCGTTGACTCTCCGCCTTTACAAGTTTGATGAAATCCTTCGCCACACGGTGCTCGGAGAGCTCGCGCCTATAGAACTTGCCATGCGAGCAGAACTTGGGCACGAGCTCGGACGTGTCGACCCAATGATCCACCTAGACAGCAGCAGCCTTGGAACTTCCGCCCAAGACAATTCTCCAACGGCCCCCAGCAGCCGACACAAAGAATGGCTGGATAAATACAACAAGTCACTGCGCACCTCAAAGGAAGACTTCGTCATCCACCACAGACGAAAGTACGGCGGCAAGTTACCGATATGGGCTGCAGTAGAGGTAATGGATTGGGGCACACTATCACATTTATATACCATGTCGCCCAAAGGCGTGCGCACCAAGGTGGCCGAAGGTGTCGGCCTGTCAGCACCCCAGCTAAATTCCTGGCTTAAGTCGCTCAACATCCTCCGTAACCTCGCTGCACACCAGGCACGCATGTTCAACCGGTCCTACGACATGAAGCCTAAGTTGAGCCAAGACGCACGCCTCAAGCCAATTCGCTCCTTAACAAACAGGGTATTTGGCCAACTCACGCTCATCCAGTACCTGCACCGCCAACTAGGCCTGTCACCAGCCGACCAATTACCCAGCCTGCTATCTAAGTACCCGCACAATCCTATTGTTCCACTCTCCCGAACAGGAGCACCTAACGACTGGGCCTCCTTGGAACTATGGAGGAAATAA